CGTCCGATCATTCGAAGCTCAGCCTCGCCGCCAAGTTCGGCGCCGAAGCCGACGAGGTCGTCGAACTGCTTATGGCGACACGCCAGGCGGCCGATGCGCTCGGCATCTGCTTCCATGTCGGCAGCCAGGCGATGACGCCGCATGCCTATGCGCAGGCGATGGAGCGGGTTCGCGCCGCGATCGTCGCAGCATCGGTTACCGTCGACATCATCGATGTCGGTGGCGGCTTCCCTTCGTCCTATCCGGGCATGGAGCCTCCGCCGCTCGACGCTTATTTCGAGACGATCCACCGCAGCTTCGAAAGCCTGCCGATCAGCTATTCCGCTGAACTGTGGTGCGAGCCGGGCCGCGCCCTGTCGGCCGAGTATAGCTCGCTGATCGTACGCGTCGAAAAGCGCCGCGGCGAAGAGCTGTACATCAACGACGGCGCCTATGGCGCGCTGTTCGATGCCGCGCATGTCGGATGGCGCTTTCCTGTCACGCTGCAGCGCGACGTGGCGAGCGACGCCGAGATGATGCCGTTCAGCTTCTATGGTCCGACCTGCGACGATCTCGACCATATGGCAGGCCCCTTCTTCCTGCCCGCCGACATCAAGGCTGGCGATTTCATCGAGATTGGTATGCTCGGCGCCTATGGCTGCGCGATGCGAACCAAGTTCAACGGCTTCGGCGCAGACGAGACGCATGTCGTCAGCGACGAGCCGATGGTCAGCCTCTACACCGGCGAAATCGAACAGGAGCGCCGCAGCGCGACGGTGACCAAGCTGTTCTGACGAACCGCAATATGGAAAATGAAAGGGCCGGCGCAGCGATGCGACCGGCCCTTTCTCTTTTGGGCAGGGCCGCTAGATTGCGCGGCCCATGCAGCCCTTTCATCACCTTCTCGCCAACAATCTGATCGCGAACATCACCAATTTTACGGTGTGGTTCGCGCTAACCTTCTGGACCTTCCTCGAAACGCAGTCGGTATTCGCTACCGGCGTGATCGCGGGCATCTATCTCGTCCTGACCGCGATGCTCGGCATCTGGTTCGGCAGCCTTGTCGACCATCATGGCAAGCGGCACATGATGCTGGTGTCGAGCATCGCATCGCTTCTCCTCTACACCGCGGCGCTTGCCGGCCATGCGCTTGACCCCGCTATTCGCGGCGCCGACACCCACGGCATCACTCTCTGGCTCTTCATCCTCATCACGATGCTCGCCGTGATCGCCGGCAATATCCGCATGATCGCGCTGCCTACGCTCGTAACCCTGCTCGTGCCCGAGGATCGCCGCGACAAGGCGAACGGGCTGGTCGGAATGGTAAGTGGCATCGGATTCCTGATGACGTCGGCGATCAGCGGCTTCCTTGTCGCGTGGGGCGGGATGGCCGGGGCGCTTTACTTCGCCATCAGCTTCACCTCGATCGCGATCCTTCACCTGCTGTTCGTCCGCATCGACGAGCCGCGCGATCCTGAAACGCATGACGCCCCCCGCAGCATCGATCTCGCGGGGACGCTGCGCGTCGTGCTCGGCATTCCCGGGCTGATCGCACTCATCCTCTTCACGACGTTCAACAATCTTCTGGGCGGCGTTTTTATGGCGCTGATGGACGCCTATGGCCTGTCGCTGATGAAGGTCGAGGAATGGGGCCTGCTATGGGCTGTCATTTCCTGCGCCTTCATTGTCAGCGGGATGGTGATTGCACGGACGGGCCTCGGTGCGAATCCGGTCCGCACGCTTCTCCTCGTCAATCTCGCGGCGTGGATCGTCGCGGTCTTCTTTACGATCCAGTCGTTGGTCATATTGCTCGCCGCCGGCTGCTTCATCTGGATGTTCCTCGGCCCCTATGCAGAGGCGGCAGAACAGACCACGCTGCAAAAGGTCGTCCCCTACGAACGTCAGGGCCGCGTCTTTGGTTTCGCACAGTCGGTCGAGCAATCGGCCTCGCCGCTCACCGCCTTTCTGATCGCCCCGCTCACGCAGTTCGTCTTTGTGCCCTTGATGACTGACGGCGCGGGAGCCGACGCGATCGGTGACTGGTACGGTCGAGGGCCCGAACGCGGCATCGCGATCGTCTTTTCGATCGCCGGGCTGTTTGGCGTGCTCGCGACGATTGCCGCGTTCCGGTCGAAATCCTATCGGCGGATATCGGCCGCCTATAACAGCGAAACCGACGACAACACCGGCGCCCTGACAGAACAGCCAGTCTGACGACGAAGCCCCTTCCGTTTTACTTTGCAATCATTCTATCGTGTCCGCGAAGCAGAGAGAGGATGCGTGCTTATGTTGTCAGGGATCCGGATCGTCGATCTCACCACCGTCATTTTCGGACCCTATGCGACGCAGATGCTCGCCGACCTCGGCGCCGAGGTGATCAAGGTCGAAACACCGGGGCTCGGCGACATATCGCGTTATCTAGGCAGCGGTATACCCGATCCGACGATGGGGTCGATCCATCTGACGGTAAACCGCGGCAAGCGATCGATTGCGCTCGACCTCAAAAATCCTGAGGATGCCGCCGTGCTGCGCGAGCTGATCGTGACCGCCGACGTGTTTTTCCACAATGTCCGGGGCAAGGCGATAGAGCGGCTCGGTTTCGACTATAACGGTTGCAAGGCGCTGAAGCCCGATATCATTTATGTTCATGGCACGGGCTTCGGGCAGGATGGCCCCTATGCTGACCTTCAGGCCTATGACGACGTCATCCAGGCCGCGACTGGCACGACCAGCCTTCTCCCGCGCGTCGACGGGAACCCAAGCCCGCGATATTTCCCGTCGCTGATCGCCGACAAGATCGCCGGCCAATTCGGCGCGCAGGCGATCCTCGCCGCGCTGGTCCACAAGCTGCGAACCGGCGAGGGGCAAGAAGTCGAAGTGCCGATGTTCGAATGCTTCGCCGCCTTCATGCTCACCGAACATCTGCGCGACGCGGCGCTCGATCCGCCGATCGGTCCGGCGGGTTACCCGCGCCAACTCGACCCAACCCGCCAGCCGTTTCCGACGAGCGACGGTTACCTTGCGATCGTACCCTATACACCCGAATCGACCGCGCGGCTGATGGACCTGCTCGGGAGCGCCGGCTTGCTGGAAACCCCGGAATATGAGGCCGCCAAAGCCAAGGGGCGACATATGCCGATTATCTACAGCGAGATCGCGCGCAAAACCCCCGCGAAGTCGAACGCCGAATGGCTCGAACTCTTCGCCGCCAATGACATCCCTGCGATGGCGGCGCGCGACCTCCAGGACATTAAGGAGGACCCGCATTTTGTCGCGACCGAATTCTTCCGTCACCGCACACACCCCGATGTCGGCGCCTTTCATGAGATGCAGCCGCCGGTGAAATATGACGCGATGCCACGCCGCGATCTGGGCTTCGCGCCGCGCGTCGATGGCGACGGCGCGGCGATCCGGGACGAACTGGCGCGCTGAACTTCGCCGGTTGCATTGTCGGCGCCGTGCCTTAGCATCGCCGCAAAACAGACAGGGGGAGCCAAATGTCCGAAAGCCTTCTCGCACCCGGCGCGGTGCTCGTTCTCTGGACTCTCGTCGTGCTGGTCTGGGCGGGCGTAACGCGTTTCCGGGCCTTTTCAAAGGTCGGTATCGACCTGAAGGCCGCGCCGCCGGGCGGGCGCGGTGTTGATCTGGAGGGCGTCCTTCCGCCGCTCACCAACTGGAAATCGCACAACTACACGCATCTGTGCGAACAGCCGACGATCTTCTACGCAGTGATCATCTTCCTGCACCTGTCGGGCGGCAGCACCGACCTGACGCGCGGGTTGGCGTGGGCCTATGTCGTGCTGCGTATCGTTCACAGCTTCTGGCAGTCGACGGTGAACCGCGTGCCTGTCCGTTTCGTGATTTTCTCGGTCGCAACGCTGTGCCTGTTCGCGCTGTCGCTGCTGGCCGTGATCGCTACTTTGGGTTGAGGGGGAAAGAATATGGATACGAACGCAATATTAGGACCGGTCGCGACACTCGCGCTCTGGTCGATGATTATGTGGGTGTGGATGTACGCGACGCGCATCCCCGCGATGCAGCGCGCCAAGATCGACGCGGCGAAGATGGTCGGCGGGACGGGCAAGAGCCTTGATGAGGTGCTACCCCCCGACGTGCAGTGGAAGGCGCATAACTATAACCATCTGATGGAACAGCCGACGGTGTTTTACGCCGTCGCGCTGGCGCTGGCGATCGGCGGCATGGGCGGCGGGCTCAATGCGCAGCTTGCCTGGGCCTATGTCGCCCTTCGCATCCTGCACAGCCTGATCCAGGCGACGGTGAACCGCGTGATGTGGCGCTTCGGCATTTTCGCGCTGGCCAGCCTCGCGCTGATCGCATTGTGCATCCACGCCTTCATGGGCTTCGTGCTACACTAAGCCTTTAGCGTGAAAAGCGCGCGGCCAGTTCCACATGGGTCGACCAGCGGAACTGGCCCACGGGCTGCACCCAGTCAAGCGTGTAGCCGCCTTCGATCAGCGTCTTGGCATCACGCGCGAAACTCGCGGGATTGCAGCTAACATAGGCGATGACTGGCGCGGTCGACATCGCCAGTTGCTTCACCTGCTCCTCGGCACCAGCGCGCGGTGGGTCGAGGATGACCGCGCCGAAGCGGTTCAACTCGGCGGGCACGAGGGGCCGACGGAACAGATCACGATGTTCAGTTGCGACGAGCGCCCGCGCGCGGTTCGCCGCGCCCGTCAGCGCCGCGATCGCATCGCGCGCGCCCTCGGCCGCATAGATTTTGCGTCCCGCCTGCACCGACAAGGCGAAAGTACCGACGCCAGCGAACAAGTCGGCGACCGCGCCTGCATCACCAATCGCCTTGGTCACCGCCCCGATCAGCGCCGCTTGCCCGGCACTCGTGGGCTGGAGGAAGGCAAAGGGCGGAACTTCGACAACGATATCGCCAAAGCGCATCGTCGGCGGCTCGGGCTGCCAGAGGATTTCTAGCCCGTCGCCCTGATCGATCGCGAACCGCGCCAGATTGTGCGCACCAGCAAAGTCTTGCAGCGCCATCGCAGCGTCGAGCCCTTCGGCCTTGACGCCTTCCAATATCAGTTCGACGCCCTGATCGAGCATCTGCAGCTTGACCTTCACCGGACGGCGCGGCTGAGCGATCATTAC
This sequence is a window from Sphingopyxis sp. USTB-05. Protein-coding genes within it:
- a CDS encoding MAPEG family protein, giving the protein MDTNAILGPVATLALWSMIMWVWMYATRIPAMQRAKIDAAKMVGGTGKSLDEVLPPDVQWKAHNYNHLMEQPTVFYAVALALAIGGMGGGLNAQLAWAYVALRILHSLIQATVNRVMWRFGIFALASLALIALCIHAFMGFVLH
- a CDS encoding MFS transporter: MQPFHHLLANNLIANITNFTVWFALTFWTFLETQSVFATGVIAGIYLVLTAMLGIWFGSLVDHHGKRHMMLVSSIASLLLYTAALAGHALDPAIRGADTHGITLWLFILITMLAVIAGNIRMIALPTLVTLLVPEDRRDKANGLVGMVSGIGFLMTSAISGFLVAWGGMAGALYFAISFTSIAILHLLFVRIDEPRDPETHDAPRSIDLAGTLRVVLGIPGLIALILFTTFNNLLGGVFMALMDAYGLSLMKVEEWGLLWAVISCAFIVSGMVIARTGLGANPVRTLLLVNLAAWIVAVFFTIQSLVILLAAGCFIWMFLGPYAEAAEQTTLQKVVPYERQGRVFGFAQSVEQSASPLTAFLIAPLTQFVFVPLMTDGAGADAIGDWYGRGPERGIAIVFSIAGLFGVLATIAAFRSKSYRRISAAYNSETDDNTGALTEQPV
- a CDS encoding CaiB/BaiF CoA-transferase family protein, producing MLSGIRIVDLTTVIFGPYATQMLADLGAEVIKVETPGLGDISRYLGSGIPDPTMGSIHLTVNRGKRSIALDLKNPEDAAVLRELIVTADVFFHNVRGKAIERLGFDYNGCKALKPDIIYVHGTGFGQDGPYADLQAYDDVIQAATGTTSLLPRVDGNPSPRYFPSLIADKIAGQFGAQAILAALVHKLRTGEGQEVEVPMFECFAAFMLTEHLRDAALDPPIGPAGYPRQLDPTRQPFPTSDGYLAIVPYTPESTARLMDLLGSAGLLETPEYEAAKAKGRHMPIIYSEIARKTPAKSNAEWLELFAANDIPAMAARDLQDIKEDPHFVATEFFRHRTHPDVGAFHEMQPPVKYDAMPRRDLGFAPRVDGDGAAIRDELAR
- a CDS encoding MAPEG family protein: MSESLLAPGAVLVLWTLVVLVWAGVTRFRAFSKVGIDLKAAPPGGRGVDLEGVLPPLTNWKSHNYTHLCEQPTIFYAVIIFLHLSGGSTDLTRGLAWAYVVLRIVHSFWQSTVNRVPVRFVIFSVATLCLFALSLLAVIATLG
- a CDS encoding type III PLP-dependent enzyme; the protein is MHQHHSAHGLIQALSPIEPVTLVRPHAARRAARFFIERFPGTTMYAVKANPSPDLLRVLWDSGVTHYDVASIAEVRLVARTLPEATLCFMHPVKAEEAISEAYWKHGVRTFSLDTLDELEKIVRATEGAQDLNLLVRLRVSSDHSKLSLAAKFGAEADEVVELLMATRQAADALGICFHVGSQAMTPHAYAQAMERVRAAIVAASVTVDIIDVGGGFPSSYPGMEPPPLDAYFETIHRSFESLPISYSAELWCEPGRALSAEYSSLIVRVEKRRGEELYINDGAYGALFDAAHVGWRFPVTLQRDVASDAEMMPFSFYGPTCDDLDHMAGPFFLPADIKAGDFIEIGMLGAYGCAMRTKFNGFGADETHVVSDEPMVSLYTGEIEQERRSATVTKLF
- a CDS encoding class I SAM-dependent RNA methyltransferase, giving the protein MSEAALIERIAARGDGVTGDGRHVAGGVPGDRVRDDGIIIPGPNRTDPPCRHFGKCGGCQLQHVAEPALADFVRDRVVGGLEGQEVTGVQVLPAVLSPPQSRRRAVLTALRTGKQVSIGFNAAQSNQIVDMRMCPLLLPELFALIAPVRELLVMIAQPRRPVKVKLQMLDQGVELILEGVKAEGLDAAMALQDFAGAHNLARFAIDQGDGLEILWQPEPPTMRFGDIVVEVPPFAFLQPTSAGQAALIGAVTKAIGDAGAVADLFAGVGTFALSVQAGRKIYAAEGARDAIAALTGAANRARALVATEHRDLFRRPLVPAELNRFGAVILDPPRAGAEEQVKQLAMSTAPVIAYVSCNPASFARDAKTLIEGGYTLDWVQPVGQFRWSTHVELAARFSR